One genomic segment of Amycolatopsis sp. Hca4 includes these proteins:
- a CDS encoding ABC transporter substrate-binding protein, translating to MSRFRAVQAVVLAGVAVLVTACGGGPDGAGGTSQAAGAPASGIPDTAAIVQGVQKDAQLNAALPDAVKQAGLHLASNLQSAPNNFYAADGKTPIGYEVDLAKAIAAKLGVTVTHQDMAFGSLITSLQSGRIDLTMAGMNDTKARQAQIDFVDYFTSGITIMIRKGNPDGITGPDTLCGKNVAVVQGTSHQKFAAEQSTKCTQAGKPAVNVTATDSDNQNQNQLRTGRVQAILNDLPSAVYISRTAGEGKFFEVVPGEPIDGGPYGIGVNKTNTALRDSVQKALQALIADGTYGKILQAWGVEQGAIKEAAVNGGS from the coding sequence ATGTCCCGTTTTCGTGCCGTGCAGGCGGTGGTGCTCGCCGGCGTTGCCGTGCTGGTGACGGCCTGTGGTGGCGGTCCGGACGGTGCGGGCGGGACGTCGCAGGCCGCCGGCGCGCCCGCATCCGGCATCCCGGACACCGCCGCGATCGTCCAGGGCGTGCAGAAGGACGCCCAGCTCAACGCGGCCCTGCCGGACGCGGTCAAGCAGGCCGGGCTGCACCTGGCCTCGAACCTGCAGTCCGCGCCCAACAACTTCTACGCCGCCGACGGCAAGACCCCGATCGGCTACGAGGTCGACCTCGCCAAGGCCATCGCCGCCAAGCTCGGCGTCACCGTGACCCACCAGGACATGGCCTTCGGCTCGCTGATCACCAGCCTCCAGTCCGGCCGGATCGACCTGACCATGGCCGGCATGAACGACACCAAGGCCCGCCAGGCCCAGATCGACTTCGTCGACTACTTCACCTCGGGCATCACGATCATGATCCGCAAGGGCAACCCCGACGGCATCACCGGCCCGGACACCCTGTGCGGCAAGAACGTCGCCGTCGTGCAGGGCACCAGCCACCAGAAGTTCGCCGCCGAGCAGAGCACGAAGTGCACGCAGGCCGGGAAGCCCGCGGTGAACGTCACCGCGACCGACAGCGACAACCAGAACCAGAACCAGCTGCGCACCGGCCGCGTGCAGGCGATCCTCAACGACCTGCCCAGCGCCGTCTACATCTCGCGCACCGCCGGTGAGGGCAAGTTCTTCGAGGTCGTCCCGGGCGAGCCGATCGACGGCGGCCCGTACGGCATCGGCGTCAACAAGACCAACACCGCGCTGCGCGACTCCGTGCAGAAGGCCCTGCAGGCGCTGATCGCCGACGGCACCTACGGCAAGATCCTGCAGGCCTGGGGCGTCGAGCAGGGCGCGATCAAGGAGGCCGCGGTCAATGGCGGCTCCTGA
- a CDS encoding Gfo/Idh/MocA family protein, translating to MTLRIGILGAARIAPAALIKPAASVSTVSVSAVAARSADRAQAFAAKHGIPRVHSSYEALVADPELDAVYNPLPNGLHGRWTLAALAAGKHVLCEKPFTANAAEAREVASAAAASDRVVMEAFHYRYHPLALRVEEIVASGELGTLQRVETALCFPLPKFSDIRYDYSLAGGATMDAGCYAVHMARIFGGETPSVVSASPKLRSPQIDRAMTAELAYPSGHTGRIECSMWSASLLKISAKVTGSKGSLSVLNPVGPHAYHRLTVRVGGARRTEKFPRRASYAYQLDAFAAAVLEGAPVKTSAADAVETMTVIDEIYRAAGLPLREPS from the coding sequence ATGACCCTGCGGATCGGCATCCTGGGGGCGGCTCGCATCGCGCCCGCGGCCTTGATCAAGCCTGCCGCGTCGGTCTCCACGGTTTCGGTGTCCGCGGTCGCGGCCCGGTCCGCCGACCGGGCGCAAGCGTTTGCGGCCAAGCACGGGATCCCGCGGGTGCACTCGTCGTACGAGGCACTGGTGGCGGATCCGGAGCTCGACGCGGTCTACAACCCGCTGCCCAACGGCCTGCACGGCCGCTGGACGCTCGCGGCCCTGGCGGCGGGAAAGCACGTGTTGTGCGAGAAGCCGTTCACGGCGAACGCGGCGGAAGCGCGAGAGGTCGCGTCGGCGGCTGCCGCGTCCGACCGGGTCGTCATGGAGGCGTTCCACTACCGCTACCACCCGCTGGCGTTGCGGGTCGAGGAGATCGTGGCGTCGGGCGAACTGGGGACGCTGCAGCGGGTGGAGACCGCGTTGTGCTTCCCGCTGCCGAAGTTCTCCGACATCCGCTACGACTACTCGCTGGCGGGCGGCGCGACGATGGACGCAGGCTGCTACGCGGTCCACATGGCCCGCATCTTCGGCGGCGAGACACCTTCGGTGGTCTCAGCCTCCCCGAAGCTGCGGTCGCCGCAGATCGATCGGGCGATGACGGCGGAGCTGGCGTACCCGTCCGGCCACACCGGCCGGATCGAGTGCTCGATGTGGTCGGCTTCGCTGCTGAAGATCAGCGCGAAGGTGACGGGCTCGAAGGGGTCGCTTTCGGTGCTGAACCCGGTGGGCCCGCACGCGTACCACCGCCTCACGGTCCGCGTCGGCGGCGCCCGCCGCACGGAGAAGTTCCCGCGCCGGGCGTCGTACGCCTACCAGCTGGACGCGTTCGCCGCGGCGGTGCTGGAGGGCGCGCCGGTGAAGACCTCGGCGGCGGACGCCGTGGAGACGATGACGGTGATCGACGAGATCTACCGGGCCGCGGGGCTGCCGCTGCG